The proteins below are encoded in one region of Tsuneonella sp. CC-YZS046:
- a CDS encoding Hsp20/alpha crystallin family protein — protein MAEFRSLIPFGRTLARSGYDPFSGFRQEIDRLLEDFGRDLPAALSSNKGGFIIPKVDVAETDEGLELTAELPGFDEKDVSLDIHDGVLTIKAEHKSEREEKDEKKQYHLVERSQGSFLRRLALPFEADADKASAHLDKGLLKVTVPRQASAEKKPKPIPIGSNK, from the coding sequence ATGGCTGAATTTCGTTCTCTTATCCCGTTTGGCCGCACGCTGGCGCGCAGCGGCTATGATCCCTTCTCGGGCTTCCGTCAGGAAATCGACCGGCTGCTCGAGGATTTCGGGCGTGACCTTCCGGCAGCGCTTTCCAGCAACAAGGGTGGTTTCATCATCCCCAAGGTGGATGTGGCCGAAACCGACGAAGGTCTCGAATTGACCGCGGAATTGCCGGGTTTCGATGAGAAGGACGTTTCGCTCGATATCCATGACGGCGTGCTGACCATAAAGGCGGAGCACAAGTCCGAGCGCGAGGAGAAAGACGAGAAAAAGCAATACCATCTCGTCGAGCGTAGCCAGGGCTCGTTCCTCCGCCGCCTTGCGCTGCCTTTCGAGGCTGATGCGGACAAGGCCAGCGCCCATCTCGACAAGGGACTGCTCAAGGTCACGGTTCCGCGCCAAGCCTCTGCCGAGAAGAAGCCGAAGCCGATCCCCATCGGCAGCAACAAATAA
- a CDS encoding YdcH family protein, which produces MSDHLLNYLYREHARLEGDLAKEARRVLPDQIQIVRLKKLKLAVKDQIAQAEKASRQVEKAA; this is translated from the coding sequence ATGTCTGACCACCTTCTGAACTATCTGTATCGCGAACATGCGCGCCTTGAGGGCGATCTCGCGAAGGAAGCGCGCAGAGTGCTTCCCGATCAAATCCAGATAGTCAGGCTGAAAAAGCTCAAGCTGGCTGTGAAAGACCAGATCGCACAGGCAGAGAAGGCAAGCAGGCAGGTCGAAAAGGCAGCCTGA
- a CDS encoding molybdenum ABC transporter ATP-binding protein, which translates to MGFEVDVERRLGDTLIKQHFVADRGLTALFGPSGAGKTSILNMIAGLLRPDRGRIAVDGQVLFDSEARIDIPPEKRRLGYVFQDARLFPHQRVQANLLYGYRLIPPAERWMTLDEAMGFLGIAHLLDRWPRTLSGGEAQRVAIGRALLSGARFLLMDEPLSSLDGPRREEIMLVIERIRDEMKLPILYVTHDRDEVSRLVNATVLLGRSG; encoded by the coding sequence ATGGGATTTGAAGTCGATGTCGAACGCCGCCTGGGCGACACGCTGATAAAGCAGCATTTCGTCGCGGACCGGGGCCTGACGGCGCTGTTCGGCCCATCGGGCGCGGGCAAGACCTCGATCCTCAACATGATCGCCGGGCTGCTCAGGCCGGATCGGGGTCGCATCGCCGTCGATGGGCAGGTGTTGTTCGACAGCGAGGCGAGGATCGACATTCCGCCGGAAAAGCGCAGGCTGGGTTACGTGTTCCAGGACGCGCGGCTGTTCCCGCATCAGCGCGTGCAGGCCAACTTGCTCTATGGTTATCGGCTGATCCCGCCCGCCGAACGCTGGATGACGCTGGATGAAGCGATGGGCTTCCTCGGCATTGCCCATTTGCTGGATCGTTGGCCGCGCACCCTGTCCGGGGGCGAAGCCCAGCGCGTCGCGATCGGCCGCGCCTTGCTGAGCGGCGCCAGGTTCCTGCTGATGGACGAACCGCTTTCCTCGCTCGATGGCCCGCGCCGCGAAGAGATCATGCTGGTGATCGAACGGATCAGGGACGAGATGAAGCTGCCCATTCTCTACGTCACGCATGACCGCGACGAAGTGAGCAGGCTAGTCAATGCGACGGTCCTCCTGGGGCGATCAGGCTGA
- the modB gene encoding molybdate ABC transporter permease subunit, which yields MLSAEEWDIVALSLKVSTTAVLCTMPIAFLLAWLLARGRFPGRILLDALVYLPLVLPPVVTGWLLLLAFGNNGPAGRWMAEWLGITFMFRWTGAALAAAVMALPLMVRAIRLSIEAVDRRLEAAARTLGASPARVFATITLPLSLPGILAGAVLGFARSIGEFGATITFVSNIPGETRTLPIAIYSALQTPGGENIVTRLALISVALSLGALILSEYLARRAGSGTQGIHGI from the coding sequence ATGCTGAGCGCGGAGGAATGGGACATCGTCGCGCTCTCGCTCAAGGTCAGCACAACGGCGGTGCTGTGCACTATGCCGATCGCGTTCCTGCTTGCCTGGCTGCTTGCCCGGGGGCGCTTTCCCGGCCGCATCCTGCTGGACGCGCTGGTCTATCTGCCGCTGGTCCTGCCGCCGGTCGTCACCGGATGGCTGCTGCTGCTGGCCTTCGGCAACAACGGCCCGGCCGGCCGGTGGATGGCGGAATGGCTCGGGATCACCTTCATGTTCCGCTGGACCGGCGCGGCATTGGCCGCGGCGGTGATGGCCCTGCCTCTCATGGTGCGCGCCATCCGGCTTTCGATCGAGGCAGTCGACCGCCGGCTGGAAGCGGCCGCGCGAACGCTGGGCGCGTCTCCGGCGCGGGTCTTCGCCACCATCACCCTGCCGCTCAGCCTGCCCGGCATTCTGGCCGGCGCGGTCCTCGGCTTTGCCCGATCCATCGGGGAATTCGGAGCGACGATCACGTTCGTCTCCAACATTCCGGGCGAAACGCGCACCTTGCCGATCGCGATCTATTCAGCCCTGCAGACTCCGGGGGGCGAAAACATCGTCACCCGCCTCGCCCTGATCTCGGTCGCGCTTTCGCTGGGCGCCCTGATCCTTTCCGAATATCTGGCGCGCAGGGCCGGCAGCGGAACGCAGGGCATCCATGGGATTTGA